A genomic window from Maridesulfovibrio sp. includes:
- a CDS encoding O-antigen ligase family protein: MTGLLFLFFFFRPIMFIDIGWLVFGLNVTEVFAIFATGVLIVAFILRAIMTKRLNISSVDFFLFAFVFWVLFIYLLYVDRSHIKDAAKFVLPFITYFVLKNVIMDVRSYVRYLKMMLVGYAAPILASSFLIVQGLGLYTVLYWNNLYRYCGVYANPHNLGHCMALYLMGLVVYAVICSEREDLESIFKQRAFFLFSCFISVFAFYCLYKSYVRTCFLGYMLFIYYYLFRVNKRLLALLTAVIGIIAVLSAAVLYTIFFDMVDSAKGPDKSQFGSGRPAIWMHNIEEFSEQPLDRILAGVGVGNINSHIAERKREQVGDMLNSHNDFLEVMTQTGVIGFSLFVAFQICLFRKIRLLEGRQRYVFLALFLAVIFMNFVSNSYVTRFGLGQMFYAILAYVELPEHRTRRLQAQEAKESEI, encoded by the coding sequence ATGACTGGTTTATTATTCCTGTTTTTCTTTTTCCGCCCGATCATGTTCATTGACATAGGGTGGCTGGTTTTCGGTCTTAACGTGACTGAGGTTTTTGCTATTTTTGCAACCGGGGTTTTGATAGTTGCTTTCATTCTGCGTGCTATCATGACCAAAAGATTGAATATTTCGTCTGTTGATTTTTTTCTGTTTGCTTTTGTTTTTTGGGTCCTGTTCATTTATCTCTTATATGTTGACCGGTCTCATATTAAGGACGCAGCTAAATTTGTTCTTCCATTCATAACTTACTTTGTTTTGAAAAATGTAATTATGGATGTCAGAAGTTATGTCAGATATTTGAAAATGATGCTCGTTGGTTACGCTGCACCGATCCTTGCCAGCTCATTTTTAATTGTGCAGGGTTTGGGACTTTACACCGTATTGTACTGGAACAATCTTTACCGTTACTGCGGTGTGTATGCCAACCCACACAACCTTGGGCATTGTATGGCGTTATATTTGATGGGGCTGGTCGTGTATGCTGTCATCTGTTCAGAACGAGAAGATCTCGAATCAATATTCAAGCAAAGAGCCTTTTTCCTGTTTTCGTGCTTTATATCCGTATTCGCATTCTACTGTCTGTATAAAAGTTATGTGCGTACCTGCTTTTTGGGGTATATGCTTTTTATCTACTATTACCTGTTCAGAGTGAATAAACGTCTCCTGGCGCTGCTTACAGCTGTCATTGGTATCATAGCGGTTCTTTCCGCTGCTGTTTTGTATACGATCTTTTTTGACATGGTTGATTCTGCCAAAGGTCCGGACAAGAGTCAGTTCGGTTCCGGTAGACCAGCTATCTGGATGCACAATATTGAGGAGTTCTCCGAACAGCCTCTGGATCGTATACTGGCCGGTGTCGGTGTCGGTAACATCAACTCCCATATTGCGGAACGTAAGCGGGAGCAGGTTGGGGATATGCTTAACAGTCACAATGATTTTCTTGAAGTAATGACCCAGACCGGGGTTATTGGCTTTTCACTTTTTGTGGCTTTCCAAATCTGCCTGTTTCGAAAGATCAGATTACTTGAGGGCAGGCAACGCTATGTGTTTCTTGCTCTGTTTTTAGCTGTTATTTTCATGAACTTTGTAAGTAACAGTTATGTTACCCGCTTCGGCCTGGGGCAGATGTTCTATGCTATTCTGGCGTATGTGGAATTACCGGAACACAGGACAAGACGCTTGCAGGCTCAAGAAGCGAAGGAGTCAGAGATTTGA
- a CDS encoding glycosyltransferase family 4 protein, with amino-acid sequence MRLLLVSTDLQHMGGVVETVKLFMREFEGKVDVTHAAFGRRVNQKGIMRIFRTLADLFCFARLLSGNRFDIIHMNPSMNLVSVLKEAALFFVFYLFGSSGKVLIFIHGWDDVFFKRLASGRITAVLLRTVFNRAGIITVLADDFKKELIRSGVDASKVEVVSTMVDMAKVPASSACKGDGKSLLFLSRMIVGKGVYELLDGYALLSERYSGLKLVMAGDGPELEALKMRAADLGLKDISFPGYIQDEDKFMVLQENCIYLLPTSREGCPVSLLEAMASGMASVVTGAGGIKDFIQPGKTAILLEEVSAEAIAESVGILIDNPDLRISVAENARNYATEHFASGKVAERILEFYSRIVPGK; translated from the coding sequence ATGCGTTTATTGCTTGTATCCACAGATTTACAGCATATGGGTGGAGTGGTTGAAACCGTCAAACTTTTCATGAGGGAATTTGAAGGTAAGGTGGATGTCACACATGCCGCCTTCGGGCGCCGGGTAAATCAGAAAGGAATAATGCGTATATTCAGGACGCTGGCGGATTTGTTCTGTTTCGCTCGTCTGCTTAGTGGCAACCGTTTCGATATTATCCACATGAATCCTTCAATGAACCTTGTCTCTGTACTTAAGGAGGCGGCTCTTTTCTTCGTTTTTTACTTGTTTGGGTCTTCGGGAAAAGTGCTGATTTTTATTCATGGCTGGGATGATGTTTTTTTTAAACGCCTTGCCTCAGGCAGGATTACCGCTGTACTTCTACGCACAGTATTTAACCGCGCCGGCATTATTACAGTACTCGCTGATGATTTCAAAAAAGAGCTGATCCGGTCTGGAGTGGACGCGTCAAAGGTTGAAGTTGTCAGCACAATGGTGGACATGGCGAAAGTCCCCGCTTCTTCAGCTTGCAAGGGGGATGGTAAATCCCTGCTGTTTCTTTCCCGGATGATAGTTGGTAAAGGAGTATACGAACTGCTTGATGGTTATGCGCTTTTAAGTGAAAGGTATTCTGGGTTGAAGCTGGTTATGGCAGGGGATGGACCTGAACTTGAAGCTTTGAAAATGCGTGCCGCTGATTTGGGGCTTAAAGATATTTCATTTCCTGGTTATATTCAGGACGAAGATAAGTTTATGGTATTGCAGGAAAATTGTATTTACCTGTTGCCGACCAGCCGCGAAGGATGTCCTGTTTCCCTGCTGGAAGCTATGGCATCCGGTATGGCTTCTGTTGTTACCGGTGCCGGTGGGATTAAGGATTTTATTCAACCGGGGAAGACCGCGATATTACTGGAAGAGGTCAGTGCTGAGGCCATTGCTGAGTCCGTGGGGATTCTGATTGATAATCCGGACTTGAGAATCAGCGTGGCGGAAAATGCCCGTAACTACGCCACAGAGCATTTTGCTTCCGGTAAGGTTGCTGAACGTATTCTGGAATTTTATTCCCGGATTGTTCCGGGAAAATAA
- a CDS encoding GGDEF domain-containing protein, with protein sequence MLQLLKKKASDIVKNQNEKLNLFEGPGIGSLIQNVGCLNILYFAVQDFPTLAAMYGPEWAEQLETEIRMYIDVEGREILQQEEFHVFSFNAGEFFLLDPKERIVCVSLEEVAYQFKVNLENRLKSDQISRTGNNVTINSGHSSFQAAQTNDKLWSSFLSAIGEARLEAQKNVDISKLELSNEFIDILHSADIRCHYQPIVNLNDKSIHGWEALARGPINSPFRSPLTLFDMAEKLGKLFQLEKMCREAAIKEFGEHSPHHKLFLNIHPRTIVDPKFTSGETKILLDRWGLKPGNIVFEITERHSVKDFKTFRKTLDHYRNQGYLVAIDDAGTGYSGLSSIAEIKPDYIKLDKSFVDNIETNQVNRALIDTFTDFAEKIGGKLIVEGIETQEQARTVTDMGVHLGQGYFFAKPQRLKPELTEQAINMRRNSNFIANVATYGIPVKNLVNQVESVEADTPVPIAQQIFKETNALNCVVVVKNNYPCGLVMEYNLNKHLSGKYGVALYSNKPISSVMDDAPLIVDLETTVEKVSQQAMARSRKKAYDDVIVTWKGQLMGTVSVQKLLDTLAHVQVEVAKGTNPLSGLPGNLDIEKEIDRRMKTCEKYSIIYADLDNFKVYNDTYGFKNGDKIILQISKIISWATKKHGNSDDFVGHIGGDDFVMVTNPAKAERICKSITRVFKRLVKNNYNIEDASKGWMEGKGRDGSIAKFPLVSISMAILDCEHDQNLMEIGEQAASLKKWAKSIEGNCWVRERRKK encoded by the coding sequence ATGCTGCAACTACTTAAGAAAAAAGCCTCAGACATAGTCAAGAACCAGAATGAAAAATTGAATCTATTTGAAGGACCGGGCATAGGAAGCCTCATACAGAATGTAGGCTGCCTCAATATATTATATTTTGCGGTTCAGGATTTTCCAACCCTTGCAGCCATGTACGGTCCTGAGTGGGCAGAGCAGCTTGAAACAGAAATACGCATGTACATTGATGTTGAAGGTCGCGAGATCCTGCAACAGGAGGAATTTCACGTATTTTCATTTAATGCGGGAGAGTTCTTTCTGCTTGATCCGAAAGAACGGATCGTCTGCGTATCTCTTGAAGAAGTTGCCTATCAATTTAAGGTAAATCTGGAAAACAGGCTTAAAAGCGACCAGATCAGCAGAACCGGCAATAACGTAACAATAAACAGCGGGCACTCTTCTTTTCAGGCTGCCCAGACCAATGACAAGCTATGGTCAAGTTTCCTTTCCGCCATCGGCGAAGCGCGCCTTGAGGCTCAGAAAAATGTGGACATATCCAAGCTTGAACTGAGCAATGAGTTTATTGATATTCTTCACAGCGCAGATATCCGCTGCCATTACCAGCCAATTGTAAATTTGAACGACAAATCAATTCACGGTTGGGAAGCATTAGCCCGGGGCCCCATAAATTCGCCATTTCGATCTCCACTTACTCTTTTTGATATGGCGGAAAAACTTGGTAAACTTTTCCAGCTTGAAAAAATGTGCCGAGAAGCAGCCATAAAAGAATTCGGTGAACACAGCCCCCATCACAAACTTTTCCTTAATATTCACCCCAGAACAATTGTCGATCCCAAGTTCACTTCCGGTGAGACTAAAATCCTGCTTGATCGTTGGGGACTTAAGCCCGGAAACATCGTCTTTGAAATAACCGAGCGCCACAGTGTTAAAGACTTCAAGACCTTCCGCAAAACCTTGGACCACTACCGCAATCAGGGTTATCTGGTCGCAATAGATGATGCAGGTACCGGATACTCCGGTCTTTCTTCCATAGCTGAAATAAAACCAGACTACATTAAACTTGATAAGTCTTTTGTGGACAACATCGAAACCAATCAGGTCAACCGTGCGTTAATTGACACATTTACCGATTTTGCCGAAAAAATAGGTGGCAAGCTGATTGTTGAAGGCATTGAAACTCAGGAACAGGCCCGGACTGTAACTGATATGGGGGTTCACCTCGGACAGGGATATTTTTTTGCCAAACCGCAACGACTCAAGCCGGAGCTTACAGAACAGGCTATCAACATGCGCCGCAACTCCAACTTTATCGCAAACGTCGCGACCTACGGTATTCCGGTAAAAAATCTGGTCAATCAGGTTGAATCCGTCGAAGCAGACACTCCGGTTCCCATAGCTCAACAGATATTCAAGGAAACCAATGCCCTGAACTGCGTAGTTGTTGTCAAAAACAACTACCCTTGCGGTCTGGTCATGGAGTATAACCTGAACAAACACCTTTCCGGGAAATATGGGGTGGCACTCTACTCCAACAAACCTATATCGTCAGTCATGGATGATGCACCGCTTATTGTTGATCTTGAAACCACAGTTGAAAAAGTCTCACAGCAGGCCATGGCCAGATCACGCAAGAAAGCTTACGATGACGTGATTGTCACATGGAAAGGACAGCTCATGGGCACAGTTTCAGTGCAGAAGCTGCTTGATACACTGGCCCATGTGCAGGTGGAAGTCGCCAAGGGAACCAACCCGTTGAGCGGACTGCCCGGCAACCTTGATATTGAAAAAGAAATCGATCGCCGCATGAAGACTTGCGAAAAATACAGTATTATTTACGCCGATCTGGATAACTTCAAAGTCTACAATGACACTTATGGATTTAAAAACGGCGACAAGATCATCCTTCAGATCAGTAAGATCATCTCATGGGCTACCAAAAAACATGGTAATAGCGACGATTTTGTCGGACATATTGGAGGTGATGATTTCGTAATGGTCACCAACCCGGCTAAGGCTGAACGCATCTGCAAGTCAATAACCCGAGTATTCAAAAGACTGGTAAAAAACAATTACAACATCGAAGATGCCAGCAAGGGCTGGATGGAAGGAAAAGGCCGCGACGGTTCAATAGCAAAATTCCCACTAGTATCTATTTCAATGGCTATTCTGGACTGCGAACATGACCAGAATCTCATGGAAATAGGCGAACAGGCCGCTTCACTTAAGAAATGGGCCAAATCCATCGAGGGGAACTGCTGGGTCCGCGAAAGACGCAAGAAATAG